One genomic window of Gallaecimonas sp. GXIMD4217 includes the following:
- a CDS encoding IS5 family transposase: MGKARHKISNWAAYNRALVNRGSLTVWMDEAAIRHWRCQQHHGGRGRGFEYSDTAIETALMLKGLFNLPLRALEGFINSLFRLMEVPLSSPSYSCISKRAKTVTIRYRRRSQGDMTHLVIDATGLKVFGEGEWKTRKHGKEKRRVWRKLHLAVDADSHAVVAAEVSLDKVGDNEVLPFLLNPLRRRIERVSADGAYDSKGCHRLVMRKGARAVIPPRKTAGFWEDGHPRNEAVAALKAGRLDEWKSRSGYHRRSLAETAMSRYKQLIGPKLSLRDYNGQVAEALAGVKVMNKVIGLGMPERQQVG; the protein is encoded by the coding sequence ATGGGCAAGGCCAGACACAAGATCAGCAACTGGGCAGCGTACAACCGCGCATTGGTCAACAGGGGGTCATTGACCGTCTGGATGGACGAGGCCGCCATCCGCCATTGGCGCTGCCAGCAGCACCACGGTGGCCGGGGGCGAGGCTTTGAGTACAGCGATACCGCCATCGAGACGGCGCTGATGCTGAAGGGCCTCTTCAACCTGCCGCTGCGGGCCCTGGAGGGCTTTATCAACTCCCTGTTTCGACTGATGGAGGTGCCGCTGTCCTCGCCCAGTTACAGCTGTATCAGCAAGCGTGCCAAGACGGTGACTATCCGCTATCGCCGGCGCAGCCAGGGCGACATGACCCACCTGGTCATTGACGCCACCGGCCTCAAGGTGTTCGGCGAAGGGGAGTGGAAGACACGCAAGCACGGCAAGGAGAAGCGGCGCGTCTGGCGTAAGCTGCACCTGGCGGTGGATGCCGACAGTCATGCCGTCGTTGCCGCCGAAGTCAGCCTGGATAAGGTCGGCGACAACGAAGTGTTGCCGTTCCTGCTGAACCCGCTTCGCCGTCGCATCGAACGAGTCAGTGCCGACGGTGCCTACGACAGCAAGGGGTGCCATCGGCTGGTAATGAGAAAGGGCGCCAGGGCTGTTATTCCACCGCGCAAGACAGCAGGGTTCTGGGAGGATGGCCATCCCAGAAACGAAGCGGTGGCGGCGCTCAAGGCCGGTCGCCTTGATGAATGGAAAAGTCGCAGTGGCTATCACCGGCGTTCCCTGGCAGAAACGGCGATGTCCCGCTACAAGCAGCTGATTGGCCCAAAGCTGAGCCTGCGCGACTACAACGGCCAGGTTGCCGAAGCCCTGGCCGGGGTGAAGGTGATGAACAAAGTCATAGGACTGGGTATGCCCGAACGCCAGCAGGTCGGCTAA
- a CDS encoding IS3 family transposase, giving the protein MRQEGTRVGAKRVARLMREAGLKARVEQVYRRMTKRRAELKVLPNHRLESDKPTGPNQQWSSDVTYIRFDRRHVFLAVIVDLWSRKIVGWALHEKLNAKLTTAALYQALKQRKPRPGLILHTDRGIEFRALAMQQWLSRYRIRHSMNRPGQCTDNAEVESFFKTLKAELIHGSHFATVDALRHQVGHYIRSFYNKVRLHSSLDYVSPIQYEQAA; this is encoded by the coding sequence CTGCGCCAGGAAGGCACCAGGGTGGGAGCCAAACGGGTAGCTAGGTTAATGCGCGAAGCTGGCCTTAAAGCCCGCGTCGAGCAGGTTTACCGGCGCATGACCAAACGTCGTGCCGAGCTGAAGGTGTTGCCCAACCATCGGCTGGAAAGCGACAAGCCGACCGGGCCAAACCAGCAGTGGTCCAGCGATGTTACCTACATCCGTTTTGATCGTCGGCATGTCTTCCTGGCGGTGATAGTGGACCTGTGGTCGCGGAAAATCGTCGGTTGGGCGCTGCATGAAAAGCTCAATGCCAAACTGACAACAGCGGCTCTGTATCAGGCTCTGAAGCAGAGAAAGCCAAGGCCGGGATTGATACTGCACACCGACAGGGGCATCGAATTCAGGGCGTTGGCCATGCAGCAATGGCTGAGTAGGTACCGCATTCGCCATAGCATGAACCGGCCAGGACAATGCACCGACAATGCGGAAGTGGAATCATTCTTCAAGACACTGAAAGCCGAGTTGATACACGGCAGCCATTTCGCCACCGTGGATGCGTTACGTCACCAGGTCGGCCACTACATCCGGAGTTTTTACAACAAGGTGCGGCTGCACAGTAGCCTCGATTACGTATCGCCGATACAGTATGAGCAAGCCGCTTAA
- a CDS encoding VOC family protein yields the protein MFDHVKFGVSDFAASKAFFLKALEPLGVVVCGEGEPSYGVEMVRQNDEVSLILFQSEEKPAHLHLAFVAEDRRQVDAFHRAALEAGGKDHGAPGLRPHYHENYYAAFVIGPDGHNIEVVCHKPEA from the coding sequence ATGTTCGACCACGTAAAATTCGGCGTCAGCGACTTTGCTGCAAGCAAGGCCTTCTTCCTCAAGGCCCTCGAACCGCTTGGCGTCGTTGTTTGTGGCGAGGGAGAGCCATCCTACGGTGTCGAAATGGTCCGCCAGAACGACGAAGTCTCGCTGATCCTGTTCCAAAGCGAGGAGAAGCCGGCCCATCTGCATTTGGCGTTCGTGGCCGAGGATCGCCGGCAGGTCGACGCCTTCCATCGTGCGGCGCTGGAGGCGGGCGGCAAGGATCATGGTGCGCCTGGCCTGCGCCCGCACTACCACGAGAACTACTATGCCGCCTTTGTCATAGGTCCGGATGGCCACAATATCGAAGTGGTGTGCCATAAGCCCGAGGCCTAG
- a CDS encoding DJ-1/PfpI family protein produces the protein MYQIAIVIFDEFTDVDFYLMRDILGRGKDGWTVRVLGTKREHRSSLGSTVQTDGHVREVAEADVVLLCSGYQGLPAALADREFMSALALDPSRQLLGSICAGSFILHHLGLLDGLKMTTHPDAKAHLEELGGEVLDQALVVEGNIATAGGCLSTFYLTGWVAERLHGVDKRKAIHRQLLPAGQQDVFEGLITSSLAAAARH, from the coding sequence ATGTATCAAATAGCCATTGTCATCTTCGACGAATTCACCGACGTCGATTTCTATCTCATGCGCGACATTCTCGGTCGTGGCAAGGACGGCTGGACCGTCAGGGTTCTCGGCACCAAGCGCGAGCACAGATCCTCCCTGGGTTCTACCGTGCAGACCGACGGCCATGTCCGTGAGGTGGCCGAGGCGGACGTGGTGCTGCTGTGCAGCGGTTATCAGGGCTTGCCGGCGGCCCTGGCCGACCGGGAGTTCATGTCCGCCCTGGCGCTCGATCCGAGCCGGCAGCTGCTTGGCTCCATCTGCGCAGGCTCCTTCATTCTCCATCACCTGGGCCTGCTCGACGGGCTCAAGATGACCACCCACCCGGACGCCAAGGCGCACCTGGAGGAGCTGGGCGGCGAGGTCCTGGACCAGGCCCTGGTGGTGGAAGGCAACATCGCCACCGCCGGCGGCTGCCTGTCGACCTTCTACCTGACCGGCTGGGTGGCCGAGCGCCTGCACGGCGTCGACAAGCGCAAGGCCATCCACAGGCAGCTGTTGCCGGCCGGCCAGCAGGATGTATTCGAAGGGCTGATCACATCGTCGCTTGCCGCCGCAGCTCGCCATTGA
- a CDS encoding ion transporter has protein sequence MNAMSLSVTRFQARLKAIDSSKTFQAVVISVILLSALLVGVKTHKLPENFITALMVMDLAVTVFFAVEILIRYLASSGPRAFFKNGWNVFDTTIVIGSLVPAGGSGVLLARLLRVFRVLRLVSMVPELRLLINALMKAIPRMGYIALLMFVIFYIYAAVGSILFAEINEELWGNVSISMLTLFRIATFEDWTDVMYETMAVHPSSWIYYLSFIFLTAFVFLNMMVGTVLDVMGKEHEAMRAEAHGESQEGGEPASRAQIEALEQELKEIKALLQAQRAG, from the coding sequence ATGAACGCCATGTCGCTGTCCGTGACCCGATTCCAGGCCAGGCTCAAGGCCATAGATTCCAGCAAGACCTTTCAGGCCGTCGTCATCTCGGTGATCCTGCTGTCGGCGCTGCTGGTGGGAGTGAAGACCCACAAGCTGCCGGAGAATTTCATCACCGCCCTGATGGTGATGGATCTGGCGGTAACCGTGTTTTTTGCGGTGGAGATCCTGATCCGCTACCTGGCAAGCTCCGGCCCCAGGGCCTTCTTCAAGAACGGCTGGAATGTCTTCGACACCACCATCGTCATCGGCAGCCTGGTCCCCGCCGGCGGCTCTGGGGTGCTGCTGGCGCGGCTGCTGCGGGTATTTCGGGTGCTGCGGCTGGTGTCCATGGTGCCGGAGCTGCGGCTGCTGATTAACGCCCTGATGAAGGCCATCCCCCGCATGGGCTACATCGCCCTGCTGATGTTCGTGATCTTCTACATCTACGCCGCCGTGGGCAGCATCCTCTTCGCCGAGATCAACGAGGAACTTTGGGGCAACGTGTCCATCTCCATGCTGACCCTGTTCCGCATCGCCACCTTCGAGGACTGGACTGACGTGATGTACGAAACCATGGCCGTGCATCCCAGCAGCTGGATCTACTACCTCAGCTTCATCTTCCTTACCGCCTTCGTGTTCCTGAACATGATGGTGGGCACCGTGCTGGACGTGATGGGCAAGGAGCACGAGGCCATGCGCGCCGAGGCCCACGGCGAAAGCCAGGAGGGCGGCGAACCGGCCAGCCGCGCCCAGATAGAGGCCCTGGAGCAGGAGCTGAAGGAAATCAAGGCGCTGCTGCAAGCACAGCGGGCCGGCTGA
- a CDS encoding EAL domain-containing protein produces the protein MLPPNRLLRLLLLPCLLSAWLATPSALARGPSFDELFHGQDVVMLLIDPDSGAIADANPAAARFYGYSQDQLRSMTIQDINTLTPEQTARERQRAAREGRSYFLFRHRLANGQVRMVESHVRPYDFDGRTLLLSQIHAITPRPGELGHYQQRLEILLDNQKAQLEQSRLQLLWLLALALVLQGGWIGYLLLDRQRRRRLQHRLNNAVATLANIMDSATEVAIIATDKDGNITAFNHGAEALTGYSADEIRGQQPGRFMVEEEIAQRAAELSQSLGKTVEGFQAFVEMPLRQGAERREWTLVRKDGRQMPVSLVITVIRDDTGGFHGYLGMATDITELKQAQAELVASEERLRTIFEILPVGIFLTDRDGQILDCNSASEQMLGLSHREHLRRRHDDPDWHIYRPDGSPMPKHELAGVRALAEQQPVRDMLMEVRKPDDSAWISVSATPLDHPRYGLVVSYVDVTEQHLANARLQLAASVFTHAREGIIIADARGTIIDVNDAFTRITGYQRHEALGRNARMLKSGRQSPQFYKEMWRALVDHGHWHGEIWNRRKNGELYVEMLTISAVLDDAGRTRHYVALFTDITLLKEHQKHLEHVAHYDALTGLPNRMLLAKRLRQAVARSDRTGRPMAVVYLDLDGFKAINDSHGHHVGDEMLVALSRKMRQALRDSDVLSRIGGDEFVAVLPDLGQPRDCEPVLNRLLQALSAPVQVSGQMMQVSGSLGVTLYPTDAVDTEKLVRHADQAMYQAKQAGKNRYHFFDVAQDVAIKALGESLADIRQALDGGQLVLHYQPKVNMRTGALVGVEALLRWQHPSRGLLPPSEFLPLVAERRLGADIDQWVLGQTLAQLHAWQQRGLCLPVSVNVGAQLLQRDDFLDGLKAQLARYPGLPRGSLELEVLETSALEDMGHTAELMQACQALGVHFALDDFGTGYSSLTYFRHLPADQLKIDRSFVRDMLEDPEDLAIVDGVIGLASAFRRQVVAEGVESLAHGRALLSLGCELGQGHGIARPMPASELPGWAAQWHPDPSWLAQQPSRREKDRLFVQVEYRALLRRLEAHLDGDQPQPPDLAEHDHRFQAWLAEAGWDGEALAVAAQLHQQLHELAQRLLTNPTEQRPRARLKELGGQLLERLERLREQEAPALRA, from the coding sequence TTGCTGCCGCCTAATCGCCTGCTCCGCCTCCTGTTGCTGCCCTGCCTGCTGTCGGCCTGGCTGGCAACGCCCTCCGCCCTGGCCAGGGGGCCGAGCTTCGACGAGCTTTTCCATGGCCAGGACGTGGTCATGCTGCTGATCGATCCGGACAGCGGCGCCATAGCCGACGCCAACCCGGCCGCGGCCCGCTTCTACGGCTACAGCCAGGACCAGCTCAGGTCCATGACCATCCAGGACATCAACACCCTGACCCCGGAGCAGACGGCCCGGGAGAGGCAGCGTGCCGCCCGGGAGGGGCGAAGCTATTTCCTGTTCCGCCATCGCCTGGCCAACGGCCAGGTGCGCATGGTGGAAAGCCATGTCCGCCCCTATGACTTCGACGGCCGCACCCTGCTGCTGTCGCAGATCCACGCCATCACCCCCCGTCCCGGCGAGCTGGGCCATTACCAGCAGCGGCTGGAGATCCTGCTCGACAACCAGAAGGCGCAACTGGAACAGTCCCGGCTGCAACTGCTGTGGCTGCTGGCCCTGGCCCTGGTGCTGCAGGGCGGCTGGATAGGCTACCTGCTGCTGGACCGGCAACGGCGCCGCCGGCTCCAGCATCGCCTCAACAATGCCGTCGCCACCCTGGCCAACATCATGGACTCGGCCACCGAGGTGGCCATCATCGCCACCGACAAGGACGGCAACATCACCGCCTTCAACCACGGCGCCGAGGCCCTCACCGGCTACAGCGCCGACGAGATCCGTGGCCAGCAGCCAGGCCGCTTCATGGTCGAGGAGGAGATAGCCCAGCGCGCCGCCGAGCTGAGCCAGAGCCTGGGCAAGACGGTGGAAGGCTTCCAGGCCTTCGTGGAAATGCCCCTGCGCCAGGGCGCCGAGCGCCGGGAGTGGACCTTGGTGCGCAAGGATGGCCGCCAGATGCCGGTGTCCCTGGTGATCACCGTGATCCGCGACGATACCGGCGGTTTCCACGGCTACCTGGGCATGGCCACCGACATCACCGAACTCAAGCAGGCCCAGGCCGAGCTGGTGGCCAGCGAGGAGCGGCTGCGCACCATCTTCGAGATCCTGCCGGTGGGGATCTTCCTCACCGACAGGGACGGCCAGATCCTCGACTGCAACAGCGCCTCGGAACAGATGCTGGGGCTCAGCCACCGGGAGCACCTGCGGCGCCGCCATGACGATCCCGACTGGCACATCTACCGCCCCGACGGCAGCCCCATGCCCAAGCACGAGCTGGCCGGGGTCCGGGCCCTGGCCGAACAGCAGCCGGTCAGGGACATGCTGATGGAGGTGCGCAAGCCGGACGACAGCGCCTGGATCAGTGTCAGCGCCACGCCCCTGGATCACCCCCGCTACGGCCTGGTGGTGTCCTACGTGGACGTGACCGAGCAGCACCTGGCCAACGCCCGGCTGCAGCTGGCCGCCAGCGTTTTCACCCATGCCCGGGAAGGCATCATCATTGCCGACGCCAGGGGCACCATCATCGACGTCAACGACGCCTTCACCCGCATCACCGGCTACCAGCGTCACGAGGCCCTGGGCCGCAACGCCCGCATGCTCAAGTCCGGCCGCCAATCGCCGCAGTTCTACAAGGAGATGTGGCGCGCCCTGGTCGACCACGGCCACTGGCACGGCGAGATCTGGAACAGGCGCAAGAACGGCGAGCTCTACGTGGAGATGCTCACCATCAGCGCCGTGCTCGACGACGCCGGCCGCACCCGCCATTACGTGGCCCTGTTCACCGACATCACCTTGCTCAAGGAGCACCAGAAGCACCTGGAGCACGTGGCCCACTACGACGCCCTGACCGGCCTGCCCAACCGCATGCTGCTGGCCAAGCGACTGCGCCAGGCCGTGGCCCGCAGCGACCGCACCGGCCGGCCCATGGCGGTGGTGTACCTGGATCTGGACGGTTTCAAGGCCATCAACGACAGCCATGGCCACCACGTGGGCGACGAGATGCTGGTGGCCCTGTCCCGGAAGATGCGCCAGGCCCTGCGCGACAGCGACGTGCTGTCGCGGATCGGCGGCGACGAGTTCGTGGCGGTACTACCGGACCTCGGCCAGCCCCGGGACTGCGAGCCGGTGCTGAACCGGCTGCTGCAGGCCCTGTCGGCGCCGGTGCAGGTATCCGGGCAGATGATGCAGGTGTCGGGCAGCCTGGGCGTGACCCTCTACCCCACCGACGCCGTGGATACCGAGAAGCTGGTGCGCCACGCCGACCAGGCCATGTACCAGGCCAAGCAGGCCGGCAAGAACCGCTACCACTTCTTCGACGTGGCGCAGGACGTGGCCATCAAGGCCCTGGGCGAAAGCCTGGCCGACATCCGCCAGGCCCTGGACGGCGGCCAGCTGGTGCTGCACTACCAGCCCAAGGTCAACATGCGTACCGGCGCCCTGGTCGGGGTCGAGGCGCTGCTGCGCTGGCAGCACCCCAGCCGCGGCCTGCTGCCCCCCAGCGAATTCCTGCCCCTGGTGGCGGAGCGCCGGCTCGGCGCCGACATCGACCAGTGGGTGCTGGGCCAGACCCTGGCCCAGCTCCACGCCTGGCAGCAGCGGGGATTGTGCCTGCCGGTCAGCGTCAACGTGGGCGCGCAGTTGCTGCAGCGGGATGACTTCCTGGACGGCCTCAAGGCGCAGCTGGCCCGTTACCCCGGCTTGCCCAGGGGCAGCCTGGAGCTGGAGGTGCTGGAGACCAGCGCCCTGGAGGACATGGGCCATACCGCCGAGCTGATGCAGGCCTGCCAGGCCCTGGGGGTCCATTTCGCCCTGGACGACTTCGGCACCGGCTATTCATCGCTGACCTACTTCCGGCACCTGCCGGCGGACCAGCTCAAGATCGACCGCAGCTTCGTGCGGGACATGCTCGAGGATCCGGAAGATCTGGCCATAGTGGACGGCGTCATCGGCCTGGCCTCGGCCTTTCGCCGCCAGGTGGTGGCCGAAGGGGTGGAGAGCCTGGCCCACGGCCGGGCACTGCTGTCGCTGGGCTGCGAGCTGGGCCAGGGCCACGGCATCGCCAGGCCCATGCCGGCGAGCGAGCTGCCGGGCTGGGCGGCCCAGTGGCACCCGGATCCCAGCTGGCTGGCTCAGCAGCCCAGCCGCCGGGAGAAGGACAGGCTCTTCGTGCAGGTGGAATACCGGGCCCTGCTCAGGCGCCTGGAGGCCCACCTGGACGGCGATCAGCCGCAGCCGCCGGACTTGGCCGAGCACGACCACCGCTTCCAGGCCTGGCTGGCCGAGGCCGGCTGGGATGGGGAAGCACTGGCGGTTGCCGCCCAGCTGCATCAACAGCTGCACGAACTGGCCCAGCGCCTGCTGACCAACCCCACCGAGCAGCGCCCCAGGGCCAGGCTGAAGGAGCTGGGCGGGCAGTTGCTCGAACGGCTTGAACGGCTGCGCGAGCAGGAGGCCCCCGCCCTGCGGGCTTGA
- a CDS encoding anhydro-N-acetylmuramic acid kinase, with amino-acid sequence MRYIGLMCGTSMDGIDAVLVRFEDGLQLEACHLEPLPPTLCEQLHGLCQSGGDHLEAVMAASLAFANASADAVKALLAKTGLAPDQIRAIGSHGQTIRHRPELGYSVQIGDAATLAARTGIDVVSNFRMKDLALGGQGAPLVPAFHQAVLPGARAVLNIGGIANLTWLGEPVLGFDTGPGNTLMDAWCRRHLDRPFDEGGQFAASGRVLPELLQRLLAEPYFQRPWPKSTGRELFHLDWLQSQLDGSEAPRDVQATLLALTVESIALHLERLAARGQVLVCGGGARNPVLMTALAQRLPALAWDSTDSQGVPGDWLEAMAFAWLAKRFMDGLPGNLPAVTGAGRAAVLGQLTPAG; translated from the coding sequence ATGCGCTACATCGGCCTGATGTGCGGCACCAGCATGGACGGCATAGACGCCGTCCTGGTCCGCTTCGAAGACGGCCTCCAGCTGGAGGCCTGCCATCTCGAACCCCTGCCCCCCACACTCTGCGAACAACTGCACGGCCTCTGCCAGAGCGGTGGCGATCACCTGGAGGCGGTGATGGCCGCCAGCCTGGCCTTCGCCAACGCCTCGGCCGATGCCGTCAAGGCGCTGCTGGCCAAGACCGGCCTGGCTCCCGACCAGATCCGCGCCATCGGCAGCCACGGCCAGACCATCAGGCACAGGCCGGAGCTGGGCTATTCGGTGCAGATCGGCGACGCCGCTACCCTGGCGGCCCGTACCGGCATAGACGTGGTCTCCAACTTCCGCATGAAGGATCTGGCCCTGGGCGGCCAGGGCGCGCCCCTGGTACCGGCCTTCCACCAGGCGGTGCTGCCGGGCGCCCGGGCGGTGCTCAACATCGGCGGCATCGCCAACCTGACCTGGCTGGGCGAGCCGGTGCTGGGCTTCGATACCGGCCCCGGCAACACCCTGATGGACGCCTGGTGCCGCCGGCACCTGGACAGGCCCTTCGACGAAGGCGGCCAATTCGCCGCCTCCGGCCGGGTGTTGCCCGAGCTGCTGCAGCGGCTCTTGGCCGAGCCCTACTTCCAGCGCCCCTGGCCCAAGAGCACCGGCCGGGAACTGTTCCACCTGGACTGGCTGCAGAGCCAGCTGGACGGCAGCGAAGCGCCCCGGGACGTCCAGGCCACCTTGCTGGCCCTGACAGTGGAAAGCATCGCCCTGCACCTGGAGCGCCTGGCCGCCCGCGGCCAGGTACTGGTGTGCGGCGGCGGCGCCCGCAACCCGGTGCTGATGACGGCCCTGGCCCAGCGGCTGCCGGCCCTGGCCTGGGACAGCACCGACAGCCAGGGTGTGCCCGGCGACTGGCTGGAGGCCATGGCCTTTGCCTGGCTGGCCAAGCGCTTCATGGACGGCCTGCCTGGCAACCTGCCGGCGGTGACCGGCGCCGGACGGGCGGCGGTGCTGGGCCAGCTGACCCCGGCCGGCTAG
- a CDS encoding peptidoglycan DD-metalloendopeptidase family protein: MLHYYRALPKTHKVLVSSLTGLLVLMLLLPSEEAVATRAHDDGTRLQVGQRYPLSVEMRSLQSAELTEQDHAPDLRWQTLKVKSGDSLAKLFQRAGFSARTLHQLMQDGGQDAKTLTLLKPGEELRFASNGQGELLALSYDKSKTQTLNVVKEGEAFVLKVDEKAVESREYFASGTISSSFWNAGIEAGLSPNIIDGIADVLGYDIDFALELRKGDSFSVLYEKDYIDGDFAGDGAILAVEFVNQGEVFRAVRHSDGNYYTPAGKSMRKAFLRSPVSYKYISSSFNPRRLHPVTGRVRPHNGIDYAARTGTPVKSSGDGRVIRSGYTKLNGNYVFIQHGNNYVTKYLHLHRRKVKTGQRVKQGQLIGTVGATGRVTGPHLHYEFLVNGRHRNPRTVKLPEATPVPKKELAAFKAAASEVFARLDGHKRVLLAMN; encoded by the coding sequence ATGCTGCATTATTACCGCGCATTGCCCAAAACCCACAAAGTTCTGGTCAGCAGCCTGACCGGGCTGCTGGTGCTGATGTTGCTGCTGCCCTCGGAAGAGGCGGTGGCCACCCGCGCCCATGACGATGGCACCCGCCTGCAGGTGGGCCAGCGTTATCCCCTTTCCGTCGAAATGCGGAGCCTGCAGAGCGCCGAGCTCACCGAGCAGGACCATGCCCCGGATCTGCGCTGGCAGACCCTGAAGGTGAAAAGCGGCGACAGCCTGGCCAAACTGTTCCAGCGCGCCGGTTTCAGCGCCAGGACCCTGCACCAGCTGATGCAGGACGGCGGCCAGGACGCCAAGACCCTGACCCTGCTCAAACCCGGCGAGGAGCTGCGTTTTGCCAGCAACGGCCAGGGCGAGCTGCTGGCGCTGAGCTATGACAAGAGCAAGACCCAGACCCTGAACGTGGTCAAGGAAGGCGAGGCCTTCGTGCTCAAGGTGGACGAAAAGGCGGTGGAAAGCCGCGAGTACTTCGCCAGCGGCACCATCAGCTCCAGCTTCTGGAACGCCGGCATCGAGGCGGGCCTGAGCCCCAACATCATCGATGGCATAGCCGACGTGCTCGGCTACGACATCGACTTCGCCCTGGAGCTGCGCAAGGGCGACAGCTTCAGCGTGCTCTACGAAAAGGACTATATCGACGGCGACTTCGCCGGCGACGGCGCCATACTGGCGGTGGAGTTCGTCAACCAGGGCGAGGTGTTCCGGGCCGTGCGCCACAGCGACGGCAACTATTACACCCCGGCCGGCAAATCCATGCGCAAGGCCTTCCTGCGCTCGCCGGTGAGCTACAAGTACATCAGCTCCAGCTTCAACCCGCGGCGCCTGCACCCGGTCACCGGCCGGGTCCGTCCCCACAACGGCATCGACTACGCCGCCCGCACCGGTACCCCGGTCAAGTCCTCGGGTGACGGCCGGGTGATCCGTTCCGGCTACACCAAGCTGAACGGCAACTATGTGTTCATCCAGCACGGCAACAACTACGTCACCAAGTACCTGCACCTGCACAGGCGCAAGGTCAAGACCGGCCAGCGGGTCAAGCAGGGCCAGCTGATCGGTACCGTGGGTGCCACCGGCCGGGTCACGGGTCCGCACCTGCACTACGAATTCCTGGTCAATGGCCGCCATCGCAACCCCAGGACCGTCAAGCTGCCCGAGGCCACTCCGGTGCCGAAGAAAGAGCTGGCCGCCTTCAAGGCCGCCGCCAGCGAAGTGTTCGCCCGCCTGGACGGTCACAAGCGCGTGCTGCTGGCCATGAACTGA
- the tyrS gene encoding tyrosine--tRNA ligase codes for MSDIQDALALIKRGVDEILVEEELVAKLKEGRPLKIKLGADPTAPDIHLGHTVILNKLRQFQELGHEVIFLIGDFTGMIGDPTGKNSTRPPLTQEDVIRNAETYKEQVFKILDPAKTRIVFNSEWLEGLGAAGMLRLAASQTVARMLERDDFKKRYGANQPIAIHEFMYPLLQGYDSVALEADVELGGTDQKFNLLMGRELQKAEGQDPQTVIMLPLLEGLDGVKKMSKSAGNYIGINEAPTEMFGKIMSLSDDLMWRYFELLSFRPMSEIQQFKDDIQGGANPRDIKILLAKEIIARFHSEDDAEAAHQDFIQRFQKNAIPDEMPEVELKAEGEGLAIANLLKDAGLVGSTSEGMRMIKQGAVKQDGDKVTDTRLVVAVGTTAVFQVGKRKFARITVA; via the coding sequence ATGAGCGATATCCAGGACGCCCTGGCGCTGATCAAGCGCGGCGTGGATGAAATCCTGGTAGAGGAAGAACTGGTAGCCAAGCTGAAGGAGGGGCGCCCTCTGAAGATCAAGCTGGGCGCCGATCCCACGGCACCGGATATCCACCTCGGTCATACCGTGATCCTCAACAAGCTGCGCCAGTTCCAGGAGCTGGGCCACGAGGTCATCTTCCTGATCGGTGACTTCACCGGCATGATCGGCGATCCCACCGGCAAGAACAGCACCAGGCCGCCGCTGACCCAGGAAGACGTGATCCGCAACGCCGAGACCTACAAGGAACAGGTGTTCAAGATCCTCGATCCCGCCAAGACCCGCATCGTCTTCAACTCCGAGTGGCTGGAGGGCCTGGGCGCCGCCGGCATGCTGCGCCTGGCGGCCAGCCAGACCGTGGCCCGGATGCTGGAGCGGGACGACTTCAAGAAGCGCTATGGCGCCAACCAGCCCATCGCCATCCACGAGTTCATGTACCCGCTGCTGCAGGGCTACGATTCGGTGGCCCTTGAGGCCGACGTGGAGCTGGGCGGCACCGACCAGAAGTTCAACCTGCTGATGGGTCGCGAGCTGCAGAAGGCCGAAGGCCAGGATCCCCAGACGGTGATCATGCTGCCGCTGCTGGAAGGCCTGGACGGCGTCAAGAAGATGTCCAAGTCCGCCGGCAACTACATCGGCATCAACGAAGCCCCCACCGAGATGTTCGGCAAGATCATGAGCCTGTCCGACGATCTGATGTGGCGCTACTTCGAGCTGCTGTCCTTCCGCCCCATGAGCGAGATCCAGCAGTTCAAGGACGACATCCAGGGCGGCGCCAATCCCCGCGACATCAAGATCCTGCTGGCCAAGGAGATCATCGCCCGCTTCCACAGCGAGGACGATGCCGAGGCGGCGCACCAGGACTTCATCCAGCGTTTCCAGAAGAACGCCATCCCCGACGAGATGCCGGAAGTGGAACTCAAGGCCGAGGGCGAAGGCCTGGCCATCGCCAACCTGCTCAAGGACGCCGGCCTGGTGGGCTCCACCTCCGAAGGCATGCGCATGATCAAGCAGGGCGCGGTCAAGCAGGACGGCGACAAGGTCACCGACACCCGCCTGGTGGTGGCTGTCGGCACCACCGCCGTGTTCCAGGTGGGCAAGCGCAAGTTCGCCCGGATCACCGTCGCCTGA